The following DNA comes from Sorex araneus isolate mSorAra2 chromosome 5, mSorAra2.pri, whole genome shotgun sequence.
TTATTTTAGCGGCCCCAGCTGACTTAGATATAGAATTTCACTGGAAATTGCTTTcaactgctttttgtttgtttgtttttgtttgggggccatacccagcagtgctcagggctcactcctggttctgcactgagggatcactcctggcggagctcaggggaccatatgcggtgctgaggatagaaccccgttggccgtgtgcagggcaagcaccctgccttgcTGTACTTGGTTCCAGGCCATCTTCCAGCTCTCTTTGTCGGGCCCTTGTCACTGTCTTATTTGTTGTCCTATGGAAATCTCACATAATGATCCTAAAGAAGTTAAAACACAGTAAATATTCAAAATTCATGTACTTCAGCCCCTCCTAAGAGTCTCAGACTCTAGTGTCAAAATACTAATGTATTAATTGATTCATTTAGCCAACAAGTATGTGCTCAGGACCCACTATGTCTCAGAAGGCGATTTCTAATGGATCTCTAGATTCAGTACTGatcaagacattaaaaaaaaaaaacccaaacactcTATAATGTGTTTCTCAAGGTATGTTCCATGGAATAAACATGCATTGGATGCTCCTTGGAAAAGTATTTCTAGGTTATAGTTAGTTTTTAGtaccttttccttttaaaacattACATGATGCTTTAATCATCTCaagatgatttttgttttattaaatactCAAAAAtcttacaataaataaaattatttaacttattaCATGTagtattttccaaatatatttgcTCATCCAAGGAATTCCTGTGAGCACACTTtaggaaatattttcatatacttgTTTTCTGCTCTTTGCTATGTTTCATACTTTCAGACTCACAACAGAGAATAGTAACACGGGATGTATGGGTCTGCTACAGAATTAACAAAGGCATTGCCATATTTGCTTCAGATCTCAAACATTGGAGATGCAATTGAAGTCTCCTTCCGTTAACCAATACCATGTGAGATAAAGCCAAATAGTGGTAAGTGCAGCGGTAAGAAAATAAAGCACAGTGATAGTAAGAAGACGAGGTATGTTAGATAAAGAGGATGTCTTCCCTGAAGAAGAGGTGAATAAAAGGCAGCAGTGGGGCCAAGCAAGATCATTCCCCTAGTAGAGGCCCTGAACCCCTGCCATGCGAATACATCTCATGAATTTGAGTTCTGGGAAGGAAGCCATTGCTACAGGGTTCAGTGAGCAGAAAGAGCCACAGAAAATGGGGTTGCTCAGACCACTTGTTCAAAATGTGCCACATTCAGTGTGCAATCATCTTGACAATAAGAGTTGTCTCTGGGCTAGAGGGGCTGCTGGGATTGAAGacctttatttgaattttccttACTCATGTTGGGAGCAGGAATGGCAACGGTGATGCGAATGGCTCCTTTCTAGAGGTGCTGGAGGAATTTCCTCATGGAGGTTGCAACCAGGGCTCCCCATGGCATATGTCCTAGTGAGCTCTCAGCTGGGGAACAGGAATTGAAAAGGCAGAGCCCTCTCCTAAATAGGACGAAAGGACACACATGTCTCAGTCCTCCTGTGGTGTGTTGCATCGAGGCTTagtaagttgttttctttttgtttcattttaggcCGCACCTGATGGTggttagtgcttactcctgacttgagGGATAATATTGGTTGggtcctggagattgaaccaaggcacgcaccctagccactgtaggTTGTTTAGCTAGAAGACAAAGCCACTACCCTCCCTGGCCGGCTAGAGAGAGATATATACCATGTTGGAGTTTTTCCAGATACCATCTATATTTTGATTCTCAGTGATGGCATTCCCTCCCGTTCAGCAGTGAACCTGTTTCTTCACTTTGATTTTGTATTACACTCTCACGGAGAGACTGTTAAAGTCCTTAGCAGTTGGGGGGAGGATTAAGTAGTGTCTGCCAGCTGCGTGCGCTTGGTGAGTGTAACGGCCCTTCAGCTTCTGCGCACTCCTGAAGCATTCTCGCGAATCTTCTGTTTAAGGAAAGGAAAGCCAGATGGCGTTGTCATTCACTGAGCTGGCATGTGCGTTTGTAAGACAGTCTCTTCATTGAGCGAGGAATTGGGAAGGAAGGCTGGGCAGGGAAGAGTCAAGTCTGGCCAAGGCATATGCCATGCCACTGAGTGCCAGAACTGATTTCCCTAATCTGGGTGGCTCGTAACTGTTCCTGTCCCTTCTCCTTTGaatttatatctgtccctctcaaaaTGTTTCATTCAGTAAGCTGAATTTCTCGGAGAAAAATTCCCTTGAGGTGAGGTGCTGAGGACCCAGTTCTTTGTTTCTTGAATTCTAGCACCAGTTGTTGGTTTTGGAGTTTACCATGTTCAGGAGGCCCAAGAGCCTTTCCCAGAGATTCTTtcctgtttttagtttttgttttcgtttttgctttggggccacacccagtttgtgctcagagtttactctggattttacactcagagatcacttctggtgggtttggggtcCGTGTGGGGTGacatggatcaaacccaagtcagctgtgcacaggcaaacgccctagtgaTTCTTCCATTATTATAAtagaatcactgtgggatagctACAAAACTTccatgactgaatttcagtcgtacaatggtcgaacacccatccctccaccagtgtacattctccaccatcaatgtcccaagtatccctcccaccctcccactccacccctccccaacccctgctttatggcattttccttcttactctctctctctctacttttgggcattatggcttgcaatacagataccgagaggtcatcatgtttaccttttgtctactttcagcgcacatctcctatcccgaaaAAATATGGAACACCACGACTTTGCGTGTCAGCCTCACATAGGGACGATGCTAATCTCTATCATTCCAGCTTTAGTgtatgtgctgccgaagtgagcacCCTAGTGATTCTTGAACGTCCAAGGCAGTGCCTCAGAGCAAGGGCCTCAGAAGGCGGTATTGCAGGAGCTGAGGGTTACTCGGGCCATCTGACCGTGGTCAGGGGTCTTCAGGGCCACACCGGCCACACTGAGGGAACTGGGGGCCTCTAGAAGAACATCTGCCTATGCTTAGGGGAAACATGTGATACCAGTGAGCCAACTGGGGACAGCATAGAGGGCTGCACCTGAACCCCTGTCCTGTGTCTCCTGCCCCCAGCATCAGTTCTGACTCAGGACATGGTCCTCCTAATTTTCTGCCGTGTATTACATGGCACAATGTGTTACATTATCACAACATCATTACAAACTCAGTCAGAAATCTAAAAATGTAATAATAGTTCCCTGAATTTTAATAGTGTTTAAGCATGCATgtaaaaatcactatcactgtcatcccgttgttcatcagtttgctcaagtgggcgccagtaacgtctccattcgtccctgtcgcatgctagtgtggcccaatagcatattgagggctctttgagggtcaggggaatgaggaccgtcgttgttcctgtttttggcatatcgagtacgccacgggtagcttgctagactctgccatgcgagcaggataccctcggtagcttgctgggctccccgagagggatggaggcttttggggtggcctctaatcgcctttacaggtgttctcagtctGCCAAATGTAAGCTTtcggtcaactggcatgttgtaatgatctgcacactgacaataTGCATTAAGATGTAGAAGggaaaattttttgtttaaaaataaaatgacagatgcATGAAGAGCAAAAGTTTAAATACCAAAGATACTTTGTTTGATAAGGTTTTGCCAAAAAATGGCATTTAATAGCAGCCCtgtacaatatttaaaataacatgaatTCATTGTAAGCACTCTTAGCAATTTACACATTTATGGAGAACAGTGAGTCACATTTATTGTATGGAGACTCCTAAATgattttttgttctatttgattttctaaccacttaatttcttcatttatgcctgccctcccccacctcacccccacaaGCCTGTTGAGATATTTTGAGTTTATAATTAAAGCTAATTATAAGTACTTGGGTTTGAGGCAACTTTCAAGGGGAATACCGTGCCAGGATTGAAAGTCCTTCCcctttggggagtgggggagggggcagctccaAACACTGCCTGAAGGAGCTTGTAAATGAGAGGGTCTGACACTGGGAAGTGTACGGGCAGGTTTTGCTGGGCTTCTGGAAGTCATCCACGGGTGAGAGGCTCCTGAGAGTAAAACCTCCAataaaccctttatcagatgagagtaggtaaatattttctcccagtgtgtggagtggtttttttttttttttaattctcatcattgtttcttttgtagcgtggaagcttcttaatttgatgtagtcccatttgttttatctttgcttctgtttggccAGTGGCTTTGAATCACTGCAGATGCCTCTAGAGTCAGTGTCATGAAGAGGTCTACCTAGGTTTCCTCTGTAATTTATGAGTTCCTGATATCAAGGTCTTCACTCCATTTTGGTTTAACTTTTATGCATGATGTTAAAAAGGGGTCTgggtttacttatttatttattttgcatgtgaccagttttcccagcaccatttgttgaagaggctatccttgtttcacttcatattttttgccccTTTATTAGATTAACTGTCATATAACTGAGGATCTGTATCTGgactctcagttctattccattggcCTGAGAGCCTGTCCTTAGTcaagtaccacactgttttgattactatagctttatagtacagttggAAGTATTCCCCCTAGGGTTTCTTTGACAattgggagcagggaggggtaTTATTTCTCGATATAAACTTCAACAGTGTCTGATTTTGTCTTGGTGCAGACACCTTGGCGGAGGTTGTGGTGCTAGGGTGATTTATGTGACGAATCCtcccattaacagtattgtaaaccatggtgcctaaaaacaaatttttttttttaaagacttcaataaagcttccctccttttccttctctcactaaCTTCTTCCAATTCAactctttctctcattcagttTTGTATTTTGCATTCTCTTCACAAACAAAATGTCTCTAGTACAGTTGAGATTCCAGGAAAACTGCCAGGGTGTAGCCTTCAATTCCATAAAAAGGAAAGCTATTAGCTAAAAACgtacacatgtgctcacacagtCCTCCTCGCCCGTTCACGTGCCTGGACTCCTCCTAAGCTttcccccggcaccccacaaaCAGCCCCTGGAGACATAAAATttatctccctctgcctctgtcctccCGTCCCCCAGCTCTGTCGTGTCGGGGCTCTGAGCGATGTCCTTTTGGGCACACAGCAGACCACCTCCGCGCGCtgcctgtgcccagggaccacgtGACTTCCGCTCTGTTCCCATCCTTGCTCGGGAGCCTGGGAGATGAAGCGGAGGCAATAGGTTAGAATCTTGGGCAAAGAATCCCGAGGCGGCCGAGCCAAGCCCAAATATGGCCCTTCGCACCCACCCTTCCCCGAACCAAACATTCTGTCCATGGGTACATTTATAAACTAGTTCCCCCGCCTGGAGTCCGGCTCCTGGGGCTGACGGTCCTGTGTCTTGTGTCTCCCTCTTCCAGCTCCTCCGCCAGTGACCTCTCCAGCTACGACCATGCGTATCTGAGGCACAGCCCGGACCCGTGCAGCTCGCAGGGGAGCATGGAGAGCCTGGAGCCCAGCGGGGGCTACCCCGCCTGCCACCTGCTGTCCCCGGCCAAGTCCACCAGCAGCATTGATCAGCTGGGCCACCTCCACAGCAAGAGGGACTCGGCCTACAGCTCCTTCTCCACCAGCTCCAGCATCCTCGAGTACCCGCCCCCCGGCACGGCGGCGGCCCGGGAGCGCTCAGGCTCCATGGACACCGTTTCCGCTCGGGGCGGCCTCCTAGAAGGGATGAGGCACGCCGACGTCCGCTATGTCAAGACGGTGTACGACCCCCGGAGGGGCGTCTCTGCGGAGTACGAGGTGAACTCTTCGGCCCTGCACGCCCAAGGCAGGGAGGCCCGGGCCACGGCAGACGGCCAGCCTTACGACAAGTGGGCCGGCGGCGCGCCTCGGAGCAAAGGCGTGCCGCCCCCCTCCTGGAGCCAGCagcaggggcccggggcctcgGAAGCGGCCGGCGATCATCTGCCCCCGAAAGtgggggcccccctccccccagctcggAGCGACAGCTTCGCGGCCTTTCGGCACCGGGAGCGGCCCAACTCTTGGTCTAGCCTGGAGCACAAACGCTTCTGCCGGCCGCCGGCCCCCTCTTCGGGCCTGAAAGCCGCCTTCCTGGAGGAGCAGCTGCACACGGTGGTGGAGAAGAGCCCGGAGAGCAGCCCCCCCGCGAAGCCCCGGCACGGCTACGCGCACAGGGCCCAGCCCGGCCAGCCGCTGCTGCCCACGGGCATCTACCCGGTGCCGTCCCCGGAGCCGCACTTCGCCCACGTGCCCCCGCCGTCGGGCAGCGCCAATGGCACGCTCTACCCGGCGCTGGCCAAGGAGAGCGGCTACGCGGCCCCTCCGAGGGACAAGCTGGCGGCGCTGGACGAGCACGGGGCCCCCAACGGAGCCGGCCGGCCCGGCTTCGCCTTTTACCAGCCCCTGGAGCCGAACTCCCTCCCCGCGCCCGAGGAGAGGAAGCCTGAGGCGGCCGCCAAATACGTGCCCTACAAAGTGCACTTCCCGTCGGTGCCCGAGAACGAGGAGGACGCCTCCCCCGAGAGGCCGGCCGCGCCCCGCGGGGAGAGGAGGGCGCCGGGCCACAGCCCCTACTCGGGCCACCACGCCCTCCGGTCCCCGCCCGCCGGCGCCTGGCAGCTGGCAGACGACCAGCGGCCGCCCTGGGAAGGGCCCGGCCCCGAGGACCCCGACGCCCACCCCCCGCGGAGGCCGGCGCGGGAAGGCCCAGCCCAGAGCCCGCCCGGCCACTTGGGCGGcggggccagcagcagcagcagcagcagcaggccgGCCTTCTCCTCGCTGCAGAACATCCCCGACAGCCTGAGGAGGCTGAGCTGCCCGGAGGCGGGAGACGGAGCCCGGGAGGCCGGCAGGAAGGCGGGCGCGGAGCTCCGGAGCCATCCGGACGGGCCGGTTTCCTACCCACGGCCCGAGGGGAGAGCCGGGCCCTTGGCCGCCTTCCCGAGCGCCGAGCCGGGCTGCGAGGAGCCGTCGGGGCCCGGCCGGAGGCAGCCACAGCGCGCTGTGCTGGAGAAGGTGTCCCGGATCGAGCAGCGCGAGCAGGGCCAGAGAGGCCCGGCCGTCGGGCCGCAGTACCGGCCCCAGCGGGCCCTCGGCGCCGCCGGCGCCGCCGGGAGCGACCTCGACGACGCGGCCGAGCCCGGGGCCGAGGACGCCGCCGCCACCCGGCAGCCGGCGCGGAGGGAGCCGCCGCCCAGGCCCGCGGGCCGCCTGCTGCGCAGCGTGAGCACCTTCCAGCTGTGCGGCGACGACGAGCCGCCCGCGCCCGACGCGCCCTTCAGCCGCGACTACCGCAACAGCATCAAGGACGCGCAGTGCCGCGTGCTGGGCGCCACGTCCTTCCGCCGCCGCGACCTGGAACccggcgcgcccgccccgcgcgtgTGGCGCCCGCGGCCCCTGTCGGCTCACGTGGGGCTGCGCAGCCCCGAcgcgccgcccccgccggccgccgTCGCGTCGCCGTCCCCGCACACGCCGCGGGAGCGCCACAGCGTGACCCCGGCCGACGGCGACGACCCCGGGCGGCCCGTCCCCGCGCGCCGCGGGCCCCGGCGGCGCCTGACGGCCGAGCAGAAGAAGCGGTCGTACTCGGAGCCCGAGAGGATGAACGAGGTGGGCATCGCCGACGACGCCGAGCGGCCGCCGCGCGGCCCCGACGGCTCCGTGGCCGACCGGCGCCGCGTGTTCGAGCGCGACGGCGCGGCCTGGCCCGCGCGGAGCCTGACGGGGCCCGAGCTGAAGCAGCTCCAGCAGAGCGCGCTGGCCGACTACATCCAGCGCAAGACCGGCCGGCGGCCCGCCGCCCCCGACGGCCCCGGCCTGGCCCCCGCCGCCAGCCTCTGCTCGCTGCTGCGGGAGCCCCGGCGCGAGCCGCCCGCCCCCCGCGACCGCAGCAGCTCCTTCGCGGGCGGCCGCTTCATCCGGGACTGGCGGCGGGAGCTGCCCGGCGGGCCGCAGGGCGCGCCCAGGCCGGACAGGAGCGCCGCCGAGCCCGGGGCCCCGTGGGCGCGCCGCGCCGCCAAGTCCATGTCGGCCGAGGACCTGCTGGAGCGCTCCGACACCCTGGCCGTGCCCGTGCACGTGCGCTCGCGCTCCTCGCCCATCGCCGAGAAGAAGCGCCAGGTACGTGCGGCCCGGGACGCGCCCCTGGACCCGGGAGCTTTCGTGGAGCTCCCGTGTTTGtctgcgcgcgc
Coding sequences within:
- the SHROOM3 gene encoding protein Shroom3 isoform X1; the encoded protein is MMRTTENLDKTSATLNPNRTPPGRYIYLEAFLQGGAPWGFTLKGGLEHGEPLIISKQIEEGGKADSVSSKLRAGDEVVHINEVALSSSRREAVSLVKGSYKTLRLVVRRDACAAPDSADPGVPNSGPEHRKAAWAGGVKLRLKHRRSDPTGRPHSWHSAKLGENQPEAMMQISQGTIGTPWPQGYHSSSSASDLSSYDHAYLRHSPDPCSSQGSMESLEPSGGYPACHLLSPAKSTSSIDQLGHLHSKRDSAYSSFSTSSSILEYPPPGTAAARERSGSMDTVSARGGLLEGMRHADVRYVKTVYDPRRGVSAEYEVNSSALHAQGREARATADGQPYDKWAGGAPRSKGVPPPSWSQQQGPGASEAAGDHLPPKVGAPLPPARSDSFAAFRHRERPNSWSSLEHKRFCRPPAPSSGLKAAFLEEQLHTVVEKSPESSPPAKPRHGYAHRAQPGQPLLPTGIYPVPSPEPHFAHVPPPSGSANGTLYPALAKESGYAAPPRDKLAALDEHGAPNGAGRPGFAFYQPLEPNSLPAPEERKPEAAAKYVPYKVHFPSVPENEEDASPERPAAPRGERRAPGHSPYSGHHALRSPPAGAWQLADDQRPPWEGPGPEDPDAHPPRRPAREGPAQSPPGHLGGGASSSSSSSRPAFSSLQNIPDSLRRLSCPEAGDGAREAGRKAGAELRSHPDGPVSYPRPEGRAGPLAAFPSAEPGCEEPSGPGRRQPQRAVLEKVSRIEQREQGQRGPAVGPQYRPQRALGAAGAAGSDLDDAAEPGAEDAAATRQPARREPPPRPAGRLLRSVSTFQLCGDDEPPAPDAPFSRDYRNSIKDAQCRVLGATSFRRRDLEPGAPAPRVWRPRPLSAHVGLRSPDAPPPPAAVASPSPHTPRERHSVTPADGDDPGRPVPARRGPRRRLTAEQKKRSYSEPERMNEVGIADDAERPPRGPDGSVADRRRVFERDGAAWPARSLTGPELKQLQQSALADYIQRKTGRRPAAPDGPGLAPAASLCSLLREPRREPPAPRDRSSSFAGGRFIRDWRRELPGGPQGAPRPDRSAAEPGAPWARRAAKSMSAEDLLERSDTLAVPVHVRSRSSPIAEKKRQDTLLGESNGFGFVKDPCRLAEYRSRSLGGADRGQEEMPVFRRRGGSGDGLLDQPRHARPLPTGMPGHGADPRAVPCSPSAEEPPPPYTPASSHRSNGHGLAQPPCPEQGVPAARRRVSLPQRPPPSRVKWAPAVSLPEEPDTPGGPARAPGRVSLRISESGLQASPPPREDYEDEVFAGDSHPNATSSPTFETLPPPPPPPPPLPPLSQEALDGSVEVEDFPPPPPQALLEAPPDCEDYLEPRSSSSTFAKVTVAKERPVPGTAHVAGAQTLPSRSQASAEGSEAPEASSLDFVPPRDSPAGPQPSPGSGPAVQSRNLGPQPAAGIENLEENASPAPQKSSEDIRTEVLAKEIVHQDRSLADILDPDSRMKTTMDLMEGLFPRDSQLLKENGVKRKTVQGTAGRPGYEGKRSPLAAGCVQGKRLSPVPLSPRPRSQDKEAGGVLLDCPTYYSVSAQKAELLSMIRDMPEEANEDDEQADVNEKKAELIGSLTHKLESLQEAKRSLLTDIQLNNALGEEVEALISQRCKPNEFDKYKMFIGDLDKVVNLLLSLSGRLARVENVLSSLGDDASNEERNSLNEKRKVLAGQHEDARELKENLDRRERLVWAILASYLSEEQLLDYQHFVKMKSTLLIEQRKLDDKIKLGQEQVKCLLESLPSDFTPRAGGPTLPASRQAAPSEGSVPGGPPAAAATPL
- the SHROOM3 gene encoding protein Shroom3 isoform X2: MMRTTENLDKTSATLNPNRTPPGRYIYLEAFLQGGAPWGFTLKGGLEHGEPLIISKIEEGGKADSVSSKLRAGDEVVHINEVALSSSRREAVSLVKGSYKTLRLVVRRDACAAPDSADPGVPNSGPEHRKAAWAGGVKLRLKHRRSDPTGRPHSWHSAKLGENQPEAMMQISQGTIGTPWPQGYHSSSSASDLSSYDHAYLRHSPDPCSSQGSMESLEPSGGYPACHLLSPAKSTSSIDQLGHLHSKRDSAYSSFSTSSSILEYPPPGTAAARERSGSMDTVSARGGLLEGMRHADVRYVKTVYDPRRGVSAEYEVNSSALHAQGREARATADGQPYDKWAGGAPRSKGVPPPSWSQQQGPGASEAAGDHLPPKVGAPLPPARSDSFAAFRHRERPNSWSSLEHKRFCRPPAPSSGLKAAFLEEQLHTVVEKSPESSPPAKPRHGYAHRAQPGQPLLPTGIYPVPSPEPHFAHVPPPSGSANGTLYPALAKESGYAAPPRDKLAALDEHGAPNGAGRPGFAFYQPLEPNSLPAPEERKPEAAAKYVPYKVHFPSVPENEEDASPERPAAPRGERRAPGHSPYSGHHALRSPPAGAWQLADDQRPPWEGPGPEDPDAHPPRRPAREGPAQSPPGHLGGGASSSSSSSRPAFSSLQNIPDSLRRLSCPEAGDGAREAGRKAGAELRSHPDGPVSYPRPEGRAGPLAAFPSAEPGCEEPSGPGRRQPQRAVLEKVSRIEQREQGQRGPAVGPQYRPQRALGAAGAAGSDLDDAAEPGAEDAAATRQPARREPPPRPAGRLLRSVSTFQLCGDDEPPAPDAPFSRDYRNSIKDAQCRVLGATSFRRRDLEPGAPAPRVWRPRPLSAHVGLRSPDAPPPPAAVASPSPHTPRERHSVTPADGDDPGRPVPARRGPRRRLTAEQKKRSYSEPERMNEVGIADDAERPPRGPDGSVADRRRVFERDGAAWPARSLTGPELKQLQQSALADYIQRKTGRRPAAPDGPGLAPAASLCSLLREPRREPPAPRDRSSSFAGGRFIRDWRRELPGGPQGAPRPDRSAAEPGAPWARRAAKSMSAEDLLERSDTLAVPVHVRSRSSPIAEKKRQDTLLGESNGFGFVKDPCRLAEYRSRSLGGADRGQEEMPVFRRRGGSGDGLLDQPRHARPLPTGMPGHGADPRAVPCSPSAEEPPPPYTPASSHRSNGHGLAQPPCPEQGVPAARRRVSLPQRPPPSRVKWAPAVSLPEEPDTPGGPARAPGRVSLRISESGLQASPPPREDYEDEVFAGDSHPNATSSPTFETLPPPPPPPPPLPPLSQEALDGSVEVEDFPPPPPQALLEAPPDCEDYLEPRSSSSTFAKVTVAKERPVPGTAHVAGAQTLPSRSQASAEGSEAPEASSLDFVPPRDSPAGPQPSPGSGPAVQSRNLGPQPAAGIENLEENASPAPQKSSEDIRTEVLAKEIVHQDRSLADILDPDSRMKTTMDLMEGLFPRDSQLLKENGVKRKTVQGTAGRPGYEGKRSPLAAGCVQGKRLSPVPLSPRPRSQDKEAGGVLLDCPTYYSVSAQKAELLSMIRDMPEEANEDDEQADVNEKKAELIGSLTHKLESLQEAKRSLLTDIQLNNALGEEVEALISQRCKPNEFDKYKMFIGDLDKVVNLLLSLSGRLARVENVLSSLGDDASNEERNSLNEKRKVLAGQHEDARELKENLDRRERLVWAILASYLSEEQLLDYQHFVKMKSTLLIEQRKLDDKIKLGQEQVKCLLESLPSDFTPRAGGPTLPASRQAAPSEGSVPGGPPAAAATPL
- the SHROOM3 gene encoding protein Shroom3 isoform X5, with translation MMRTTENLDKTSATLNPNRTPPGRYIYLEAFLQGGAPWGFTLKGGLEHGEPLIISKIEEGGKADSVSSKLRAGDEVVHINEVALSSSRREAVSLVKGSYKTLRLVVRRDACAAPDSADPGVPNSGPEHRKAAWAGGVKLRLKHRRSDPTGRPHSWHSAKLGENQPEAMMQISQGTIGTPWPQGYHSSSSASDLSSYDHAYLRHSPDPCSSQGSMESLEPSGGYPACHLLSPAKSTSSIDQLGHLHSKRDSAYSSFSTSSSILEYPPPGTAAARERSGSMDTVSARGGLLEGMRHADVRYVKTVYDPRRGVSAEYEVNSSALHAQGREARATADGQPYDKWAGGAPRSKGVPPPSWSQQQGPGASEAAGDHLPPKVGAPLPPARSDSFAAFRHRERPNSWSSLEHKRFCRPPAPSSGLKAAFLEEQLHTVVEKSPESSPPAKPRHGYAHRAQPGQPLLPTGIYPVPSPEPHFAHVPPPSGSANGTLYPALAKESGYAAPPRDKLAALDEHGAPNGAGRPGFAFYQPLEPNSLPAPEERKPEAAAKYVPYKVHFPSVPENEEDASPERPAAPRGERRAPGHSPYSGHHALRSPPAGAWQLADDQRPPWEGPGPEDPDAHPPRRPAREGPAQSPPGHLGGGASSSSSSSRPAFSSLQNIPDSLRRLSCPEAGDGAREAGRKAGAELRSHPDGPVSYPRPEGRAGPLAAFPSAEPGCEEPSGPGRRQPQRAVLEKVSRIEQREQGQRGPAVGPQYRPQRALGAAGAAGSDLDDAAEPGAEDAAATRQPARREPPPRPAGRLLRSVSTFQLCGDDEPPAPDAPFSRDYRNSIKDAQCRVLGATSFRRRDLEPGAPAPRVWRPRPLSAHVGLRSPDAPPPPAAVASPSPHTPRERHSVTPADGDDPGRPVPARRGPRRRLTAEQKKRSYSEPERMNEVGIADDAERPPRGPDGSVADRRRVFERDGAAWPARSLTGPELKQLQQSALADYIQRKTGRRPAAPDGPGLAPAASLCSLLREPRREPPAPRDRSSSFAGGRFIRDWRRELPGGPQGAPRPDRSAAEPGAPWARRAAKSMSAEDLLERSDTLAVPVHVRSRSSPIAEKKRQDTLLGESNGFGFVKDPCRLAEYRSRSLGGADRGQEEMPVFRRRGGSGDGLLDQPRHARPLPTGMPGHGADPRAVPCSPSAEEPPPPYTPASSHRSNGHGLAQPPCPEQGVPAARRRVSLPQRPPPSRVKWAPAVSLPEEPDTPGGPARAPGRVSLRISESGLQASPPPREDYEDEVFAGDSHPNATSSPTFETLPPPPPPPPPLPPLSQEALDGSVEVEDFPPPPPQALLEAPPDCEDYLEPRSSSSTFAKVTVAKERPVPGTAHVAGAQTLPSRSQASAEGSEAPEASSLDFVPPRDSPAGPQPSPGSGPAVQSRNLGPQPAAGIENLEENASPAPQKSSEDIRTEVLAKEIVHQDRSLADILDPDSRMKTTMDLMEGLFPRDSQLLKENGVKRKTVQGTAGRPGYEGKRSQDKEAGGVLLDCPTYYSVSAQKAELLSMIRDMPEEANEDDEQADVNEKKAELIGSLTHKLESLQEAKRSLLTDIQLNNALGEEVEALISQRCKPNEFDKYKMFIGDLDKVVNLLLSLSGRLARVENVLSSLGDDASNEERNSLNEKRKVLAGQHEDARELKENLDRRERLVWAILASYLSEEQLLDYQHFVKMKSTLLIEQRKLDDKIKLGQEQVKCLLESLPSDFTPRAGGPTLPASRQAAPSEGSVPGGPPAAAATPL
- the SHROOM3 gene encoding protein Shroom3 isoform X4 codes for the protein MMQISQGTIGTPWPQGYHSSSSASDLSSYDHAYLRHSPDPCSSQGSMESLEPSGGYPACHLLSPAKSTSSIDQLGHLHSKRDSAYSSFSTSSSILEYPPPGTAAARERSGSMDTVSARGGLLEGMRHADVRYVKTVYDPRRGVSAEYEVNSSALHAQGREARATADGQPYDKWAGGAPRSKGVPPPSWSQQQGPGASEAAGDHLPPKVGAPLPPARSDSFAAFRHRERPNSWSSLEHKRFCRPPAPSSGLKAAFLEEQLHTVVEKSPESSPPAKPRHGYAHRAQPGQPLLPTGIYPVPSPEPHFAHVPPPSGSANGTLYPALAKESGYAAPPRDKLAALDEHGAPNGAGRPGFAFYQPLEPNSLPAPEERKPEAAAKYVPYKVHFPSVPENEEDASPERPAAPRGERRAPGHSPYSGHHALRSPPAGAWQLADDQRPPWEGPGPEDPDAHPPRRPAREGPAQSPPGHLGGGASSSSSSSRPAFSSLQNIPDSLRRLSCPEAGDGAREAGRKAGAELRSHPDGPVSYPRPEGRAGPLAAFPSAEPGCEEPSGPGRRQPQRAVLEKVSRIEQREQGQRGPAVGPQYRPQRALGAAGAAGSDLDDAAEPGAEDAAATRQPARREPPPRPAGRLLRSVSTFQLCGDDEPPAPDAPFSRDYRNSIKDAQCRVLGATSFRRRDLEPGAPAPRVWRPRPLSAHVGLRSPDAPPPPAAVASPSPHTPRERHSVTPADGDDPGRPVPARRGPRRRLTAEQKKRSYSEPERMNEVGIADDAERPPRGPDGSVADRRRVFERDGAAWPARSLTGPELKQLQQSALADYIQRKTGRRPAAPDGPGLAPAASLCSLLREPRREPPAPRDRSSSFAGGRFIRDWRRELPGGPQGAPRPDRSAAEPGAPWARRAAKSMSAEDLLERSDTLAVPVHVRSRSSPIAEKKRQDTLLGESNGFGFVKDPCRLAEYRSRSLGGADRGQEEMPVFRRRGGSGDGLLDQPRHARPLPTGMPGHGADPRAVPCSPSAEEPPPPYTPASSHRSNGHGLAQPPCPEQGVPAARRRVSLPQRPPPSRVKWAPAVSLPEEPDTPGGPARAPGRVSLRISESGLQASPPPREDYEDEVFAGDSHPNATSSPTFETLPPPPPPPPPLPPLSQEALDGSVEVEDFPPPPPQALLEAPPDCEDYLEPRSSSSTFAKVTVAKERPVPGTAHVAGAQTLPSRSQASAEGSEAPEASSLDFVPPRDSPAGPQPSPGSGPAVQSRNLGPQPAAGIENLEENASPAPQKSSEDIRTEVLAKEIVHQDRSLADILDPDSRMKTTMDLMEGLFPRDSQLLKENGVKRKTVQGTAGRPGYEGKRSPLAAGCVQGKRLSPVPLSPRPRSQDKEAGGVLLDCPTYYSVSAQKAELLSMIRDMPEEANEDDEQADVNEKKAELIGSLTHKLESLQEAKRSLLTDIQLNNALGEEVEALISQRCKPNEFDKYKMFIGDLDKVVNLLLSLSGRLARVENVLSSLGDDASNEERNSLNEKRKVLAGQHEDARELKENLDRRERLVWAILASYLSEEQLLDYQHFVKMKSTLLIEQRKLDDKIKLGQEQVKCLLESLPSDFTPRAGGPTLPASRQAAPSEGSVPGGPPAAAATPL